Proteins co-encoded in one Erinaceus europaeus chromosome 2, mEriEur2.1, whole genome shotgun sequence genomic window:
- the NRG1 gene encoding pro-neuregulin-1, membrane-bound isoform isoform X14 produces MASFYKHLGIEFMEAEELYQKRVLTITGICIALLVVGIMCVVAYCKTKKQRKKLHDRLRQSLRSERNNMVNIANGPHHPNPPPENVQLVNQYVSKNVISSEHIVEREAETSFSTSHYTSTAHHSTTVTQTPSHSWSNGHTESIISENHSVIMMSSVENSRHSSPTGGPRGRLNGMGGPRECNSFLRHARETPDSYRDSPHSERYVSAMTTPARMSPVDFHTPSSPKSPQSDMSPPVSSTTVSMPSMAVSPFMEEERPLLVVTPPRLREKYDHHPQQFNSFHHNPVHENNSLPPSPLRIVEDEEYETTQEYESAHEPVKKLTNSRRAKRTKPNGHIANRLEMDNNTSAESSNSESETEDERIGEDTPFLGIQNPLAASLEATSAFRLAESRTNPAARFSTQEDMQARLSSVIANQDPIAV; encoded by the exons AAGCAGAGGAGCTCTACCAGAAGAGAGTGCTAACCATCACTGGCATCTGCATCGCCCTGCTTGTGGTCGGCATCATGTGTGTGGTGGCCTACTGCAAAACCAA gaaacaaaggaaaaagcttcatgaccGGCTACGGCAGAGTCTTCGGTCTGAACGAAACAACATGGTGAACATAGCTAATGGACCTCACCATCCAAATCCACCTCCCGAGAATGTTCAGCTGGTGAAT CAATACGTATCTAAAAATGTCATCTCTAGTGAGCATATTGTTGAAAGAGAAGCGGAGACCTCTTTTTCCACAAGTCACTATACCTCTACAGCTCATCACTCCACTACTGTCACCCAGACTCCTAGTCACAG CTGGAGCAATGGACACACTGAAAGCATCATTTCAGAAAATCACTCTGTTATCATGATGTCATCAGTAGAAAACAGTAGGCACAGCAGCCCAACTGGGGGCCCAAGAGGACGTCTTAATGGCATGGGAGGCCCTCGTGAATGTAACAGCTTCCTCAGGCATGCCAGAGAAACCCCTGACTCCTACAGAGATTCTCCTCATAGTGAAAG GTATGTATCAGCAATGACCACCCCGGCTCGTATGTCACCCGTAGATTTCCACACGCCAAGCTCCCCCAAATCGCCCCAATCGGATATGTCTCCACCTGTGTCCAGTACGACGGTGTCTATGCCCTCCATGGCAGTCAGCCCCTTCATGGAAGAAGAGAGACCTCTGCTTGTCGTGACACCACCCAGATTGCGGGAAAAGTACGACCACCACCCTCAGCAGTTCAACTCCTTCCACCACAACCCCGTGCATGAGAACAACAGCCTTCCCCCTAGCCCTTTGAGGATAGTGGAGGATGAGGAGTATGAAACCACCCAGGAGTATGAGTCAGCTCATGAGCCTGTTAAGAAACTCACCAATAGCCGGCGGGCCAAAAGAACCAAGCCCAATGGCCACATTGCCAACAGGTTGGAAATGGACAACAACACAAGCGCTGAGAGCAGTAACTCAGAGAGTGAAACAGAAGATGAAAGAATAGGTGAAGATACACCTTTCCTGGGCATACAGAACCCCCTGGCAGCCAGTCTTGAGGCAACTTCTGCCTTCCGTCTGGCTGAGAGCAGGACTAACCCAGCAGCCCGCTTCTCTACACAAGAAGATATGCAGGCCAGGCTGTCTAGTGTAATTGCTAACCAAGATCCCATTGCTGTATAA
- the NRG1 gene encoding pro-neuregulin-1, membrane-bound isoform isoform X13, which translates to MVKDLSNPSRYLCKCPNEFTGDRCQNYVMASFYKHLGIEFMEAEELYQKRVLTITGICIALLVVGIMCVVAYCKTKKQRKKLHDRLRQSLRSERNNMVNIANGPHHPNPPPENVQLVNQYVSKNVISSEHIVEREAETSFSTSHYTSTAHHSTTVTQTPSHSWSNGHTESIISENHSVIMMSSVENSRHSSPTGGPRGRLNGMGGPRECNSFLRHARETPDSYRDSPHSERYVSAMTTPARMSPVDFHTPSSPKSPQSDMSPPVSSTTVSMPSMAVSPFMEEERPLLVVTPPRLREKYDHHPQQFNSFHHNPVHENNSLPPSPLRIVEDEEYETTQEYESAHEPVKKLTNSRRAKRTKPNGHIANRLEMDNNTSAESSNSESETEDERIGEDTPFLGIQNPLAASLEATSAFRLAESRTNPAARFSTQEDMQARLSSVIANQDPIAV; encoded by the exons AAGCAGAGGAGCTCTACCAGAAGAGAGTGCTAACCATCACTGGCATCTGCATCGCCCTGCTTGTGGTCGGCATCATGTGTGTGGTGGCCTACTGCAAAACCAA gaaacaaaggaaaaagcttcatgaccGGCTACGGCAGAGTCTTCGGTCTGAACGAAACAACATGGTGAACATAGCTAATGGACCTCACCATCCAAATCCACCTCCCGAGAATGTTCAGCTGGTGAAT CAATACGTATCTAAAAATGTCATCTCTAGTGAGCATATTGTTGAAAGAGAAGCGGAGACCTCTTTTTCCACAAGTCACTATACCTCTACAGCTCATCACTCCACTACTGTCACCCAGACTCCTAGTCACAG CTGGAGCAATGGACACACTGAAAGCATCATTTCAGAAAATCACTCTGTTATCATGATGTCATCAGTAGAAAACAGTAGGCACAGCAGCCCAACTGGGGGCCCAAGAGGACGTCTTAATGGCATGGGAGGCCCTCGTGAATGTAACAGCTTCCTCAGGCATGCCAGAGAAACCCCTGACTCCTACAGAGATTCTCCTCATAGTGAAAG GTATGTATCAGCAATGACCACCCCGGCTCGTATGTCACCCGTAGATTTCCACACGCCAAGCTCCCCCAAATCGCCCCAATCGGATATGTCTCCACCTGTGTCCAGTACGACGGTGTCTATGCCCTCCATGGCAGTCAGCCCCTTCATGGAAGAAGAGAGACCTCTGCTTGTCGTGACACCACCCAGATTGCGGGAAAAGTACGACCACCACCCTCAGCAGTTCAACTCCTTCCACCACAACCCCGTGCATGAGAACAACAGCCTTCCCCCTAGCCCTTTGAGGATAGTGGAGGATGAGGAGTATGAAACCACCCAGGAGTATGAGTCAGCTCATGAGCCTGTTAAGAAACTCACCAATAGCCGGCGGGCCAAAAGAACCAAGCCCAATGGCCACATTGCCAACAGGTTGGAAATGGACAACAACACAAGCGCTGAGAGCAGTAACTCAGAGAGTGAAACAGAAGATGAAAGAATAGGTGAAGATACACCTTTCCTGGGCATACAGAACCCCCTGGCAGCCAGTCTTGAGGCAACTTCTGCCTTCCGTCTGGCTGAGAGCAGGACTAACCCAGCAGCCCGCTTCTCTACACAAGAAGATATGCAGGCCAGGCTGTCTAGTGTAATTGCTAACCAAGATCCCATTGCTGTATAA